Proteins from a genomic interval of Sphingopyxis sp. QXT-31:
- a CDS encoding DUF1178 family protein, with product MIVFDLCCAVGDHRFEAWFQSSESFADQQVRGLIACPVCGDSDVAKAVMAPRVGAKSNQAAMPATPAAPESAGEVTPELVRKVMAGIAAKQAEMLPQSRWVGRDFADAARAMHEGRAAEDLIHGQTSPEEAQALRDEGIAAMPLLVPFVPPEATN from the coding sequence TTGATCGTCTTCGACCTTTGCTGCGCCGTCGGCGATCACCGGTTCGAAGCCTGGTTCCAGAGCAGCGAGAGCTTTGCCGACCAGCAGGTGCGCGGGCTGATCGCCTGCCCGGTGTGCGGCGACAGCGATGTGGCCAAGGCGGTGATGGCGCCGCGCGTCGGTGCCAAGTCGAACCAGGCGGCCATGCCCGCTACGCCTGCCGCCCCCGAAAGCGCGGGCGAGGTGACCCCCGAACTGGTGCGCAAGGTGATGGCGGGGATCGCCGCCAAACAGGCCGAGATGCTGCCGCAGTCGCGCTGGGTCGGTCGCGATTTCGCCGATGCTGCGCGCGCGATGCACGAGGGCCGCGCCGCCGAGGACCTGATCCACGGCCAGACCTCGCCCGAGGAAGCGCAGGCGTTGCGCGACGAGGGCATTGCGGCGATGCCGCTGCTCGTGCCCTTCGTGCCGCCCGAAGCGACGAATTGA
- the grxC gene encoding glutaredoxin 3, whose protein sequence is MAKIEVFTKFFCPYCTRAKALLDGKGAAYQEIDVTMDRAGFEAMVERAGGRRTVPQIFIDGKHIGGSDDLAAIDAKGALDPLLGTA, encoded by the coding sequence ATGGCCAAGATCGAAGTGTTCACCAAATTCTTCTGCCCCTATTGCACGCGGGCGAAGGCGCTGCTCGACGGCAAGGGCGCGGCGTATCAGGAAATCGACGTGACGATGGACCGCGCCGGATTCGAAGCGATGGTCGAGCGCGCCGGCGGGCGCCGCACCGTCCCGCAGATTTTCATCGACGGCAAGCATATCGGCGGCAGCGACGACCTCGCCGCGATCGATGCCAAGGGCGCGCTCGACCCGCTGCTCGGCACGGCCTGA
- a CDS encoding glycoside hydrolase family 5 protein: MKRAILLAAVVASMAVPVRSIAAPRGLPVGTCINMGNSLEPPTETAWGGHRIADDDFANIASAGFTTIRLPVRWDSHAGKEAPYTIEPVFLARVKHLVGAAQAAGLNVILDSHNFESMHSDPLGSAPRFAGIWKQIAVAFADQPIKTLWFELENEPHDKFTNANLIEALSPALAAVRATNPDRPVIIGGEFWSGIDSLATLTLPDDRNVYPTFHYYEPFEFTHQGADWVEPVPPLGRTYGSADDAARLVRDVQKIRDYTARTGLLPFMGETGAHTTAPLDQRVKYHAAVTKAFAPLGIGMCTWAYTNTFPFYDSDKKQWLPAMRGAIGLPDTTTAPAPAAVPAAVAGERQPTPELQALDDALPGHLINDPSALDWATFGAIMKAKNVRSADIPGGGAAVQFALQSLGTAPYDAGANVPIRTALRSKGDYVAAFWARTIKSDAPDGKGRIGVRFQQNVAPYAGFGDTALTIGSEWQLYEVAAQADRDIAKGQAVLGLQLAGARQTIEIGQVIVVEGAKTIRQAAAPAAPAADPELPPQLVGKGDLLNDPANREWLLYGTAQTAKATTTNVYGRVATLLTVGTASANAYDAGASVPLQGAIAEGDRLRIAVLARTVSAATPDGQGKLAIRVQQNSAPYDGFADNILIVGPNWRLYQIGTTATRALAAGQGQLALHTAGAEQALEIGPVYVLREGTPSVELGK, from the coding sequence ATGAAAAGGGCAATTTTGCTGGCTGCGGTCGTGGCGTCGATGGCGGTGCCCGTACGCAGCATCGCGGCACCGCGTGGATTGCCCGTCGGGACATGCATCAACATGGGCAACAGCCTCGAGCCGCCAACCGAAACGGCATGGGGCGGGCATCGCATTGCCGACGACGATTTCGCCAATATCGCTTCAGCCGGCTTCACGACCATTCGCTTGCCCGTGCGCTGGGACAGTCATGCAGGAAAGGAGGCGCCCTACACGATCGAACCTGTCTTCCTCGCGCGGGTGAAGCATCTGGTCGGCGCGGCGCAGGCGGCGGGCCTCAACGTCATCCTCGACAGCCATAATTTCGAATCGATGCACAGCGATCCGCTGGGCAGCGCACCGCGCTTTGCCGGGATCTGGAAGCAGATCGCCGTTGCCTTCGCCGACCAGCCGATCAAGACCTTGTGGTTCGAACTGGAGAATGAGCCGCACGACAAATTCACCAACGCCAACCTGATTGAAGCGCTGTCGCCTGCGCTGGCGGCGGTGCGCGCGACCAATCCCGACCGGCCGGTGATCATCGGCGGCGAGTTCTGGAGCGGGATCGATTCGCTCGCCACGCTGACGCTGCCGGACGATCGCAACGTCTATCCGACCTTCCATTATTACGAGCCGTTCGAATTTACCCACCAAGGCGCCGACTGGGTGGAGCCAGTGCCGCCGCTCGGCCGTACATATGGCAGCGCCGACGATGCCGCGCGGCTGGTGCGCGATGTGCAGAAGATCCGCGATTACACGGCGCGCACCGGCCTGCTGCCCTTCATGGGTGAGACCGGCGCGCATACGACGGCGCCGCTCGACCAGCGCGTGAAATATCATGCCGCGGTGACCAAGGCCTTCGCGCCGCTGGGCATCGGCATGTGCACCTGGGCTTACACCAACACCTTCCCCTTTTACGACAGCGACAAGAAGCAATGGCTGCCCGCGATGCGCGGGGCGATCGGCCTTCCCGACACGACGACCGCGCCCGCTCCCGCGGCGGTGCCAGCCGCTGTGGCCGGCGAACGGCAGCCGACCCCCGAACTGCAGGCGCTCGACGACGCGCTGCCCGGCCATCTGATCAACGATCCGTCCGCGCTCGACTGGGCGACCTTCGGCGCGATCATGAAGGCGAAGAACGTCCGGTCCGCCGATATCCCCGGCGGCGGCGCGGCGGTGCAGTTCGCGCTGCAATCGCTGGGCACGGCGCCCTATGACGCCGGTGCCAATGTGCCGATCCGCACCGCACTGCGCAGCAAGGGCGATTATGTCGCCGCCTTCTGGGCGCGCACGATCAAGTCCGACGCGCCCGACGGTAAGGGGCGGATCGGCGTCCGCTTCCAGCAGAATGTCGCGCCTTATGCCGGGTTCGGCGACACCGCGCTGACCATCGGCTCCGAGTGGCAGCTCTACGAAGTCGCCGCGCAGGCCGATCGCGACATCGCCAAGGGACAGGCGGTGCTCGGGCTGCAGCTCGCCGGTGCGCGCCAGACGATCGAGATCGGCCAGGTGATCGTCGTCGAGGGTGCGAAGACGATCCGCCAGGCCGCGGCGCCGGCCGCGCCCGCCGCCGATCCCGAATTGCCGCCGCAGCTCGTCGGCAAGGGCGACCTGCTCAACGATCCGGCGAACCGCGAATGGCTGCTCTATGGCACCGCGCAGACGGCGAAGGCGACCACGACCAATGTCTATGGCCGCGTCGCGACGCTGCTGACGGTCGGCACCGCCAGCGCCAATGCCTATGACGCAGGGGCTTCGGTGCCGCTGCAGGGCGCGATCGCCGAGGGCGACCGGCTGCGCATCGCGGTCCTCGCGCGCACCGTCTCGGCGGCGACCCCCGACGGGCAGGGCAAGCTCGCCATCCGGGTGCAGCAGAATAGCGCGCCTTACGATGGCTTTGCCGACAATATCCTGATCGTCGGGCCGAACTGGCGGCTCTACCAGATCGGTACGACCGCCACACGGGCGCTTGCCGCGGGACAGGGCCAGCTGGCGCTACACACCGCGGGGGCGGAGCAGGCGCTCGAGATCGGTCCGGTCTATGTCTTGCGCGAAGGCACGCCTTCGGTTGAACTGGGGAAATGA
- a CDS encoding aldose 1-epimerase produces the protein MSCTTLLDTLTLASGDARLILVPEAGGAIAAWRVGGQPMFHESGVTPGPDWNPLAMANFPLVPFSNRIGGGHFRWGGAEYRLPPSGLPDRHAIHGVGWRRAWRVVEAVADRAVLRLDHENDADWPWPFVAEQHFQLTGSGLDIRMTATNGADIAVPLAFGMHPYFDAAGAHLDFAATQVWGSARDGLPLHADTPGPAEDFRGGLAVAATDLDNGYDGWTGLAGIAWEGRRLALSITSDLPCAVVYTPPGAAYFCFEPVPHSNNALNLGDRGQAMPVAAPGETIAARVRFGTRAREAAR, from the coding sequence ATGAGCTGCACCACCCTGCTTGATACCCTGACACTGGCCTCGGGCGATGCGCGGCTGATACTGGTGCCCGAGGCGGGCGGTGCCATCGCGGCGTGGCGTGTGGGCGGGCAGCCGATGTTCCATGAATCGGGCGTTACGCCGGGGCCGGACTGGAATCCGCTGGCTATGGCGAACTTCCCGCTCGTCCCTTTTTCGAACCGCATCGGCGGCGGGCATTTCCGCTGGGGCGGCGCCGAATATCGCCTGCCGCCGAGCGGGCTGCCCGACCGGCATGCGATCCACGGCGTCGGTTGGCGCCGCGCGTGGCGCGTGGTCGAGGCGGTGGCCGACCGCGCGGTGCTGCGCCTCGACCATGAGAACGACGCCGACTGGCCTTGGCCCTTTGTGGCCGAGCAGCATTTCCAACTGACCGGCAGCGGCCTCGACATCCGCATGACCGCGACCAACGGTGCCGATATCGCGGTGCCGCTGGCGTTCGGTATGCATCCTTATTTCGATGCCGCGGGCGCGCATCTGGACTTTGCGGCGACGCAGGTCTGGGGCTCGGCGCGCGACGGGCTTCCGCTGCACGCCGACACCCCGGGGCCCGCCGAGGATTTCCGCGGTGGGCTGGCGGTAGCCGCGACCGATCTTGATAATGGGTATGACGGCTGGACCGGGCTGGCCGGGATCGCGTGGGAGGGACGGCGGCTCGCGCTGTCGATCACCTCCGACCTGCCGTGCGCGGTGGTCTATACGCCGCCGGGCGCCGCCTATTTCTGCTTCGAGCCGGTGCCGCACAGCAACAATGCGCTGAACCTCGGCGACCGCGGGCAAGCGATGCCCGTCGCCGCGCCGGGCGAGACGATCGCAGCGCGGGTGCGCTTCGGTACCCGGGCTCGGGAAGCGGCACGGTGA
- a CDS encoding tryptophan halogenase family protein: MIDPVRTVVIVGGGTAGWMAAAAAARFLNDGQRRILLVESDAIGTVGVGEATIPPIRDFNRMLGIDEAEFLRETGATFKLGIEFVDWGALGERYLHPFGDPGHNFEGIAFHQFWLKHRDDPRIRPFTDYFITGAAVRHGGYAPQSGDPRSPLHQMAAAYHFDAALYAAYLRRRAEAGGVTRIEGRIERVSRDPASGHVAALHLTDGRAVAGDLFIDCSGFVSLLLGKEMGVGYRDWSRWLPCDRALAVPSARVDPLIPATRATAHGFGWQWRIPLQHRTGNGIVYSSAYAGEEEARATLLAHLDSEPLAEPRGLRFTAGVRERLWDGNVVALGLAGGFIEPLESTSIHLIQTGINKLFWLFPDMRFSAAERDEYNRLMIDQYEYVRDFIVLHYKATARSDTPFWRDMAAMEIPDSLAQKIELFRTKGRIRRFDHDLFGIANWAAVMLGQNIMPEGYDPLVDATDDERIVAAMERIASVFETQARAMPKHADHIARLVSR, translated from the coding sequence GTGATCGATCCGGTCCGCACCGTCGTGATCGTCGGCGGCGGCACCGCCGGCTGGATGGCGGCGGCCGCGGCGGCGCGTTTCCTCAATGACGGCCAGCGCCGCATCCTGCTCGTGGAGTCCGATGCGATCGGCACCGTCGGGGTGGGCGAGGCGACGATCCCGCCGATCCGCGACTTCAACCGGATGCTCGGCATCGACGAGGCCGAGTTCCTGCGCGAAACCGGCGCCACCTTCAAGCTGGGGATCGAATTCGTCGACTGGGGCGCGCTCGGCGAGCGCTATCTCCACCCCTTCGGCGACCCCGGCCACAATTTCGAAGGCATCGCCTTTCACCAGTTCTGGCTCAAGCATCGGGACGATCCGCGCATCCGGCCCTTCACCGACTATTTCATCACCGGCGCCGCGGTGCGCCATGGCGGCTATGCGCCGCAGAGCGGCGACCCGCGCTCGCCGCTCCACCAGATGGCGGCCGCCTATCATTTCGACGCCGCGCTCTACGCCGCCTATCTGCGCCGCCGCGCCGAGGCCGGGGGCGTCACCCGCATCGAGGGGCGCATCGAGCGCGTGTCGCGCGACCCGGCGAGCGGGCATGTCGCGGCGCTGCACCTCACCGACGGGCGCGCCGTCGCGGGCGATCTCTTCATCGACTGCTCGGGCTTCGTCAGCCTGCTGCTCGGCAAAGAGATGGGAGTCGGCTATCGCGACTGGTCGCGCTGGCTGCCGTGCGATCGCGCGCTCGCGGTGCCGTCGGCGCGCGTCGATCCGCTCATACCCGCGACGCGCGCCACTGCGCATGGCTTCGGCTGGCAGTGGCGCATCCCACTCCAGCACCGCACCGGCAACGGCATCGTCTATTCCAGCGCCTATGCCGGCGAAGAGGAAGCGCGCGCCACCCTGCTCGCCCATCTCGACAGCGAGCCGCTCGCCGAACCGCGCGGCCTGCGCTTCACGGCGGGGGTGCGCGAGCGTTTGTGGGACGGCAATGTCGTCGCGCTCGGCCTCGCGGGCGGGTTCATCGAACCGCTCGAATCGACGAGCATCCACCTGATCCAGACCGGGATCAACAAGCTGTTCTGGCTGTTCCCCGACATGCGCTTCAGCGCGGCCGAGCGAGACGAATATAACCGGCTGATGATCGATCAATATGAATATGTCCGCGACTTCATCGTGCTGCATTACAAGGCGACCGCGCGCAGCGACACGCCCTTCTGGCGCGACATGGCGGCGATGGAGATCCCCGACAGCCTGGCGCAGAAGATCGAGCTGTTCCGCACCAAGGGCCGTATCCGCCGCTTCGACCACGACCTGTTCGGGATCGCCAATTGGGCGGCAGTGATGCTGGGGCAGAATATCATGCCCGAGGGTTATGACCCGCTGGTCGACGCGACCGACGACGAACGGATCGTCGCGGCGATGGAGCGGATCGCGTCGGTGTTCGAAACCCAGGCACGTGCGATGCCAAAGCACGCCGACCATATCGCGCGCCTCGTCAGCCGCTAG